A single genomic interval of Zunongwangia sp. HGR-M22 harbors:
- a CDS encoding tyrosine-type recombinase/integrase produces MLSKAEVRTLLKAPKYLKHRLILGMLYGCGLRSYELCALRLCDVDFDRQTVFVKKQKGKVDRYVPLSKHLARGLKKYIATESPKTFLFNSQVTDDGAPRPITPTAIQWVIKENRSKVNTHKTITAHCLRHTYATHLLEAGLNIMSLKELLGHAFIETTLVYLHVANTGSSRKFSPLDTLFQ; encoded by the coding sequence GTGCTTAGCAAAGCTGAAGTACGTACCTTGCTCAAAGCACCCAAATATCTCAAACACCGATTGATCCTGGGGATGCTGTATGGGTGTGGACTAAGGAGCTATGAACTCTGTGCCCTACGGCTCTGCGATGTAGACTTTGACCGACAGACTGTTTTTGTAAAAAAGCAGAAGGGCAAAGTAGACCGTTATGTGCCACTTAGCAAGCACTTGGCACGTGGACTTAAAAAATACATTGCAACGGAATCTCCAAAAACCTTCCTCTTCAACAGCCAGGTAACCGATGATGGCGCCCCCCGGCCCATAACCCCCACCGCAATACAATGGGTCATCAAAGAGAACCGAAGTAAAGTAAATACCCACAAGACTATTACCGCCCATTGCCTGCGTCACACTTACGCCACGCACTTGCTGGAGGCAGGACTCAATATTATGAGCCTGAAAGAACTTTTAGGACATGCCTTTATCGAGACAACGCTGGTATATTTACACGTTGCCAACACTGGGAGTTCACGCAAGTTTAGCCCCCTGGATACCCTTTTTCAATAA
- a CDS encoding IS110 family transposase has protein sequence MDKYKETFGVDISKDVFDGYGSVCGYSQFKNDTSGFNLFLKSLSQDSLVVMEATGYYYYRLAQFLYKNGIPVSVVNPLSVKRFLQMKLAKVKTDKSDSKAICDYGLSNEVPQYNSLTGVQAECLQLFGLMDSYLKKRTATKNKLHGEESLGIPSKYVYKSLQRDLKHLNKEVKGIEERLLALVKQEQQQQLSLLTSIPGIGIKTTLFLVMITDDFTKFEKASELCSYVGITSTIRESGSSVRGKSRISKVGNQKFRNLLFFCAFNACKYNRACKGLYDRIVAKGKIKKLALIAVANKLLKQAFAIAKSGLPYDESHVSVLAKV, from the coding sequence ATGGATAAATATAAAGAAACTTTTGGAGTTGACATCAGTAAGGATGTCTTTGATGGTTATGGTAGTGTTTGTGGTTATTCTCAATTTAAGAATGACACTTCCGGCTTTAATTTATTTCTAAAGTCATTATCTCAAGATAGCCTTGTAGTGATGGAAGCCACAGGTTATTACTACTATCGACTTGCACAGTTTCTTTACAAAAACGGTATACCGGTATCGGTAGTAAACCCTTTGTCAGTCAAGCGTTTTCTCCAGATGAAACTGGCCAAAGTAAAGACAGATAAAAGCGATTCCAAGGCTATCTGTGATTATGGGTTATCTAATGAAGTTCCACAGTATAATTCTCTCACAGGGGTACAGGCAGAATGCTTGCAACTCTTCGGACTTATGGATAGTTATCTTAAGAAGCGTACGGCTACCAAGAATAAACTTCACGGAGAAGAATCATTGGGTATTCCCTCTAAGTATGTTTATAAGTCTTTACAGCGCGATCTCAAGCACTTAAACAAAGAGGTCAAGGGTATTGAAGAGCGTCTACTTGCACTTGTCAAACAGGAGCAGCAACAACAACTAAGTTTACTTACCAGTATCCCTGGAATAGGAATCAAGACTACTTTATTTTTAGTAATGATTACCGATGACTTCACTAAGTTTGAGAAGGCATCAGAACTCTGCAGTTATGTAGGAATTACTTCAACGATCCGTGAATCAGGGAGTAGTGTAAGAGGAAAAAGTAGAATTAGTAAAGTAGGTAACCAGAAGTTTCGGAACCTTTTATTTTTTTGTGCCTTCAATGCTTGCAAGTACAACAGGGCGTGTAAGGGCCTTTATGATCGTATTGTAGCCAAGGGCAAGATCAAGAAACTTGCTTTGATCGCCGTGGCCAATAAGCTTTTAAAACAAGCCTTTGCTATTGCTAAATCAGGTTTACCCTACGATGAAAGCCATGTGTCTGTTTTAGCAAAAGTATAG
- a CDS encoding IS110 family transposase, with protein sequence MEILETVGIDISKKVIDTHLHKRDLYQQFENNKIGFKQMLKWLEKNNDIPTENLLFAMEHTGIYGYRLSLFLFEENFNYVILPGLEIKQSMGMTRGKNDKADAKRIALYAYEKRDRLKPHVQSSENTVKLKRLFSLRERMVKQRAGYKMSLKEQSEILSRTENKLLLKVQKDLIKYLTKEIDIIEKEIETIVAEDENLKNQYELIISIKGVGKQTALYMIVVTEGFKKFDSWRKFASYCGIAPFPNTSGSSIRGRTKVSHLANKKLKSLLDLCAKSSIQYNEEMKLYYHKRIDLGKNKMSTINIIRNKILARIFAVINRKSPYVDLIKYAAN encoded by the coding sequence ATGGAAATTTTAGAAACTGTAGGTATCGATATTAGTAAAAAAGTGATCGATACACACCTTCACAAAAGAGATCTTTACCAGCAATTTGAAAACAATAAGATAGGGTTCAAACAAATGCTTAAGTGGTTGGAAAAGAATAATGATATTCCTACAGAAAACTTGCTGTTTGCAATGGAGCATACAGGAATCTACGGTTATAGATTATCTCTATTTTTGTTTGAAGAAAACTTTAATTATGTGATTTTACCTGGATTGGAAATTAAACAATCCATGGGAATGACCAGAGGAAAAAATGACAAAGCAGATGCTAAAAGAATAGCTCTCTACGCTTATGAAAAACGTGATCGATTAAAACCTCATGTCCAAAGTTCTGAGAATACCGTTAAATTAAAGCGATTATTCTCACTACGGGAGCGCATGGTAAAACAAAGAGCCGGCTATAAAATGAGCTTAAAGGAGCAATCAGAAATACTTTCAAGAACTGAAAATAAATTACTATTAAAAGTTCAAAAAGACCTTATCAAATATTTGACAAAAGAAATAGATATCATTGAAAAGGAAATAGAAACCATTGTTGCTGAAGATGAGAACCTTAAAAACCAGTACGAGCTAATAATTTCAATAAAAGGAGTAGGAAAACAAACTGCGCTCTATATGATTGTAGTTACAGAGGGCTTTAAAAAATTTGACAGTTGGAGGAAATTCGCCTCTTATTGCGGAATAGCTCCTTTCCCCAATACTTCTGGTTCAAGTATTAGGGGAAGGACCAAAGTAAGCCATTTAGCCAATAAAAAACTAAAAAGTTTATTGGACTTATGCGCTAAGTCTTCTATCCAATACAATGAAGAAATGAAATTGTATTATCACAAAAGAATCGATTTGGGAAAAAATAAAATGTCAACAATAAACATTATCAGAAACAAAATATTAGCTAGGATCTTTGCTGTTATTAATAGGAAATCTCCTTATGTAGATTTAATAAAATATGCAGCAAATTAA
- a CDS encoding FecR family protein, whose protein sequence is MQDITPKELKCVRYLTNEMSQEDRSVFEIELSIDNELKELYLEYLSIWKTYPDNDLALNYEVSQQKIEGKIKQRSSYRKLYAFAALIIILVTSSVYIFSFLDESNYTNIKTAEAGERLRFTLPDSSEVILNSGSKLKYAENFENPREVWLEGKGFFEVTKDKKRPFLVHTENMVIKVLGTSFEINTNNDQQTVSLATGKVNVLFKHSNDEVNLLPKEQLSWNRNTNEITKRNFNPEKTLAWKENILLLDNLSLKDALPKIKTFFGVQFIIQDKNLENQRITGAFKDQNLEEFINSMEFITNVKVVKKSPKNYLIIASNEN, encoded by the coding sequence ATGCAGGACATTACTCCTAAAGAATTGAAATGTGTGAGATATCTAACCAATGAGATGTCTCAGGAAGATCGATCGGTTTTTGAAATTGAACTAAGCATCGATAACGAACTTAAAGAATTATATCTTGAATACTTATCTATCTGGAAGACATACCCCGACAATGATCTAGCATTGAATTATGAAGTTAGTCAACAAAAAATTGAAGGCAAAATAAAGCAAAGATCAAGTTATAGAAAACTCTACGCTTTCGCTGCCTTAATAATTATCCTAGTCACCTCCAGTGTTTATATCTTTTCTTTTTTAGATGAAAGCAACTATACCAATATTAAAACTGCTGAAGCTGGTGAACGTCTTCGCTTTACACTGCCCGATAGTAGCGAGGTGATCTTAAACTCGGGATCTAAATTAAAATATGCTGAAAATTTCGAAAATCCCAGAGAAGTATGGCTGGAAGGCAAAGGATTTTTTGAGGTTACCAAAGATAAAAAACGACCATTTTTAGTGCATACCGAAAATATGGTAATTAAAGTTTTAGGTACCAGTTTCGAAATAAATACTAATAACGATCAACAAACCGTCTCCTTAGCTACAGGAAAAGTTAATGTTCTATTTAAACATTCTAATGACGAAGTGAATCTGCTACCCAAAGAACAACTTAGCTGGAATAGGAATACAAATGAAATTACCAAACGAAATTTTAATCCAGAGAAAACCCTGGCCTGGAAAGAAAATATCTTATTACTGGATAATCTTTCTTTAAAAGATGCCTTACCTAAGATCAAAACATTTTTTGGGGTTCAATTTATTATTCAAGATAAAAATCTGGAAAACCAAAGAATAACCGGAGCATTTAAAGATCAAAACTTAGAAGAATTTATAAACTCTATGGAATTTATCACCAATGTAAAAGTGGTAAAGAAAAGTCCTAAAAATTATCTAATCATAGCTTCTAATGAAAATTAA
- a CDS encoding RNA polymerase sigma factor: MKIKKPLPLPKSSNCTLKEDLDLFQKIAEGQYAAIEVLFNKYYEALCRFGLNYQKDISIVEEKIADVFIILWNKKNELKQIEKPKSYIYVIAKNSLKKPTKSHLNFSIDAQQNNILFSPSTEEEIIDKEQKEINAKIIQSILNSIPKKSRQIFELSRIDGFKYREISELMDLSPRTVENHIALAMKYISKGLRDFHQKNY; this comes from the coding sequence ATGAAAATTAAAAAACCACTTCCACTTCCCAAAAGTTCCAATTGCACGCTCAAGGAAGACCTGGATTTGTTTCAGAAAATAGCTGAAGGACAATATGCTGCAATAGAGGTTTTATTCAATAAATATTATGAGGCGCTTTGTCGATTTGGTTTAAACTATCAAAAAGATATCAGCATTGTCGAAGAAAAGATTGCCGATGTATTTATAATCCTGTGGAATAAAAAAAATGAGTTAAAACAAATAGAAAAACCTAAATCTTACATCTATGTCATCGCAAAAAACAGCTTAAAAAAACCTACAAAATCACACTTAAATTTTTCGATAGACGCTCAACAGAACAATATTCTTTTTTCTCCCAGCACAGAAGAAGAGATTATAGACAAAGAACAAAAAGAAATCAATGCAAAGATTATTCAATCGATTTTGAATTCCATTCCTAAAAAATCAAGACAAATTTTTGAATTAAGTAGAATAGACGGATTTAAATATCGTGAGATTTCAGAATTAATGGATCTGTCTCCTCGCACTGTAGAAAACCATATTGCTCTAGCCATGAAATACATTAGTAAAGGTCTACGAGATTTTCATCAAAAGAATTACTAA
- a CDS encoding SusC/RagA family TonB-linked outer membrane protein, producing MKRKILLLALASFSLVPPVEANETEQKKASSTKVEIVINLNLKNVSVEKVFKLIESQAKKRFIYRSDQAFLQKNISININNANLEETLSELTRITAVQFKITDSGILVKETNGSNQQQYEINGVVKDNNDMPIPGASVYVKDTNIGTATDFDGNFRLTIPANAETLSITFVGYQRANVAISNQTEFDITLQEDTNTLDEIVVVGYGTEKRENITASISSVAPEEIQSLPKANVTEMLQGRMPGVQVMSDNRPGGGTSIRVRGFSTINNNDPLVIIDGVPTSNGLSSINPQDIESLQVLKDAASSSIYGSRAANGVVVITTKKGANKDSFSVSMDGYAGIQSAFNLPQMLNAQQYGDLLWQAYQNDGQTPSHDIYGNNPNQAEIPEWLDDEQTIPSGDVDWVDEIMRPALIQNYNISIQKGSEKGQHSFSLGYYDQEGVIKYTDFARYSARFNSSYNVTDWLTIGENFSGSYTKEVSVGTNSSLGSIVYNAFQFPSIIPVKDNNGNFAGNPINDIGNPLGSLYRSKDNDRKNVRAFGNAFASLNFGDFEFKSSFGLDYNNFNYRSFSPVYDEILAQNTINSLGTENSYNYQFTFTNTINYTRSFGDHNLDVLAGQEAIEYYQENFSASRQNFLYEDPNFRYLSFGTENQLNSGRANEWKLNSYFGRVKYNFDEKYLITATVRRDGTSRLANNNWGTFPAFSLGWRLDKENFFDLGNGFTSMMLRASWGQTGNQQVPSYSTVDSYSNNSNYSDYAIGGGQNSVSTGLTQTRVPNANLQWETTTQSTIGVDLGFLNNKLNVTAEVYNKVTEDILVYNAVPLTYGGTNDGQWINDGKMENKGYELNIEYSDKKDNFGYNLGLNLSGYKNELTELHSVAYLGIPSSSLHRVNFDQEVSRSTVGQPIASFFGYEAEGLFRSEEEVDTYGIQPDAQPGDIRFRDINNDRVIDDDDRTYIGSPHPDLVFGFNVKLNYKNIDLGMFFNGSIGNDLYNLTKYKTQFFNQSAYNKDSSLLGAWTPENSSSNIPRLSLDDPNNNIRPSSYYVEDGSYLKLNNLQIGYTLPENIFRDVNLRLYAQASNLFTITDYSGMTPEIGLQNYSSSSRNLDIGVDRGIYPPSRTFVFGFNLNF from the coding sequence ATGAAACGCAAAATTTTATTACTCGCTCTTGCTTCATTTTCCTTAGTCCCTCCTGTAGAGGCCAACGAAACTGAACAAAAAAAAGCTAGCAGTACAAAGGTTGAGATTGTTATCAATTTAAACCTTAAAAATGTTAGCGTAGAAAAAGTTTTTAAACTTATTGAATCACAAGCTAAAAAACGATTTATTTACAGATCAGACCAAGCTTTCTTGCAAAAAAATATTAGCATAAATATTAATAATGCAAATCTTGAAGAAACTTTATCTGAACTTACGCGTATCACTGCTGTGCAATTCAAAATAACCGATAGTGGTATTTTGGTAAAAGAAACTAATGGCAGTAACCAGCAACAATATGAAATAAACGGTGTGGTTAAAGACAATAACGACATGCCTATTCCTGGTGCCAGTGTATACGTTAAAGATACAAACATTGGAACTGCTACAGATTTTGATGGAAACTTCAGGTTAACAATTCCTGCAAATGCAGAAACATTAAGTATCACTTTTGTAGGTTATCAAAGAGCAAACGTCGCTATTTCTAATCAAACTGAATTCGACATTACTTTACAGGAAGACACCAACACATTAGATGAAATAGTGGTAGTTGGTTATGGTACTGAAAAAAGAGAAAATATAACTGCTTCGATTTCCTCGGTTGCTCCTGAAGAAATTCAATCTTTACCAAAGGCAAACGTAACTGAAATGTTACAGGGAAGAATGCCAGGTGTACAGGTGATGAGTGATAATCGTCCTGGTGGTGGAACTTCGATAAGAGTACGTGGCTTTAGCACTATTAACAACAATGATCCATTAGTTATTATTGATGGTGTACCTACCTCAAATGGATTAAGTAGTATTAATCCGCAAGATATAGAAAGTCTACAGGTTCTTAAAGATGCTGCATCATCATCTATCTATGGTTCTCGTGCAGCAAATGGTGTAGTTGTGATCACCACCAAAAAAGGGGCGAACAAAGATTCATTTTCGGTAAGCATGGATGGTTATGCAGGTATACAATCTGCCTTCAATTTACCACAAATGCTTAATGCGCAACAATACGGGGATCTTTTATGGCAAGCTTATCAGAATGACGGCCAAACTCCTTCTCACGATATTTATGGAAACAATCCAAATCAAGCTGAAATTCCAGAATGGCTAGACGACGAGCAAACGATACCAAGTGGTGATGTGGATTGGGTTGATGAAATTATGCGTCCTGCTTTAATTCAGAATTACAATATTTCTATTCAAAAAGGCTCCGAAAAAGGACAACATTCTTTCTCTCTAGGGTATTACGACCAAGAAGGAGTTATAAAATATACCGATTTTGCACGTTATTCAGCACGATTTAATTCAAGTTATAATGTTACAGATTGGTTAACTATTGGAGAAAATTTTTCTGGTTCATATACCAAAGAAGTTTCGGTAGGTACCAACAGCTCTTTAGGGAGCATTGTATATAATGCATTTCAATTCCCCTCTATTATTCCTGTAAAGGATAATAATGGAAACTTTGCGGGTAATCCTATTAACGATATCGGTAACCCTTTAGGAAGTTTATACAGAAGTAAAGATAATGATCGTAAAAACGTTCGCGCCTTTGGTAATGCTTTTGCTAGCCTTAATTTTGGTGATTTTGAATTTAAATCTTCATTTGGTTTAGACTACAACAATTTTAACTACAGAAGTTTTAGTCCCGTTTATGACGAAATTCTTGCACAAAACACAATAAACAGCCTAGGTACTGAAAATAGTTACAATTATCAGTTCACCTTTACCAATACGATCAATTATACGCGATCTTTCGGAGATCATAATTTAGATGTTTTAGCAGGACAGGAAGCTATAGAATATTATCAGGAAAACTTTTCAGCATCAAGACAAAACTTTCTTTATGAAGATCCAAACTTTAGATATTTAAGTTTTGGTACAGAAAATCAATTGAATAGTGGTCGTGCAAACGAATGGAAGTTGAATTCTTATTTTGGCCGTGTTAAATATAATTTTGATGAAAAATACTTGATAACTGCTACCGTAAGACGTGATGGTACTTCTAGATTAGCAAATAATAATTGGGGAACTTTCCCGGCATTCTCTTTAGGATGGCGTTTGGATAAAGAAAATTTCTTCGATCTTGGAAATGGTTTTACAAGTATGATGCTTCGTGCCAGTTGGGGCCAAACAGGAAACCAACAGGTTCCTTCCTACTCTACCGTAGATAGTTATAGCAACAATTCGAATTACAGCGATTATGCAATAGGTGGCGGGCAGAATTCAGTTTCTACCGGTTTAACCCAAACACGTGTACCAAATGCAAATTTGCAGTGGGAAACAACCACGCAAAGCACTATTGGTGTAGATCTTGGCTTCCTAAATAATAAGCTTAATGTTACTGCTGAAGTTTATAATAAAGTCACTGAAGATATTCTTGTGTACAATGCAGTGCCTCTAACTTACGGTGGTACCAACGATGGCCAATGGATCAACGATGGCAAAATGGAGAATAAAGGTTATGAACTCAATATTGAATATAGTGATAAAAAGGATAATTTTGGATATAATCTGGGATTGAATCTTTCTGGATATAAAAATGAATTAACAGAACTACATAGCGTAGCTTATTTAGGAATCCCGAGTTCTTCTTTACATCGTGTAAATTTCGATCAAGAAGTTTCTAGAAGTACGGTTGGTCAACCTATCGCATCTTTCTTTGGTTATGAAGCAGAAGGTCTATTTAGAAGCGAAGAAGAAGTCGATACTTACGGTATTCAGCCAGATGCTCAACCAGGTGATATTCGCTTTAGAGATATTAATAATGACCGTGTCATTGACGATGATGATCGTACTTATATAGGCTCCCCTCATCCCGATTTGGTCTTTGGTTTTAATGTTAAACTTAATTATAAGAACATTGATCTGGGAATGTTTTTTAATGGAAGTATTGGTAACGATCTTTATAATCTTACCAAGTATAAGACTCAATTTTTCAACCAATCTGCATACAACAAAGATTCTTCATTATTGGGAGCGTGGACTCCAGAAAATTCAAGTTCAAATATTCCAAGATTGAGTCTGGATGATCCCAACAATAATATTCGTCCTTCCTCTTACTACGTAGAAGATGGATCGTATTTAAAATTAAATAATTTGCAAATAGGTTACACGCTACCAGAAAATATATTCCGAGATGTAAACCTTAGATTATATGCACAAGCCAGTAACCTATTTACAATTACAGATTATAGTGGAATGACTCCTGAAATCGGACTTCAAAATTATTCCAGCAGTAGCCGAAATCTTGACATTGGGGTTGATAGAGGAATTTACCCACCATCAAGAACATTTGTATTTGGTTTCAATCTTAACTTTTAA
- a CDS encoding RagB/SusD family nutrient uptake outer membrane protein: MKMNSRILKLVLVFIGISTISCSDDYLDEVTYGEVSPEEMTKPENVERAIISAYSVLNGQFDGASNAYNSPASNWSFGDVISDDAYKGGGGTGDQNNIHQMEIFNTNPTTLDIERKWMALYEGVKRVNEAMRLLAASENFEENLKTQRQAELRFLRGHYYFELKKIYNHIPYIDESAAEVQDYAKSNTEFTSEELWGKIEEDFQAAQSVLPETQTEVGRPTSIAAKAYLAKTYLFQKKWQLAYDATSDVMNSNYGLMDDFQELFLPENDNNKEIIFAVQHSINDGQPDNYNGSIGDRLLAPGGPFYSQYGFHRPSQNLVNAFKVNSNGLPAKSNENLTDSDAVDPRIDITLGRPGVPYKDLDILYEADWARDLATYGEFSPKKRIVSANSAYHLEVWPYVSALNYYIIRFGEVILWKAEAAAELGKLEEARQLVNQIRERAKNSAYVKTLDGSEDAGNYQIELYNSPWTDQNAAIEAVRMESRLELALEGHRFFNLVRWGIADKVINDYLEVEKNRRSHLSNAEFSAGKNEYMPIPQAYIDGLEDGLVTQNDGY, encoded by the coding sequence ATGAAAATGAATTCTAGAATTTTAAAACTCGTGCTTGTATTTATAGGTATAAGCACTATATCATGCTCTGATGATTATCTGGACGAAGTAACCTATGGAGAAGTTTCGCCGGAAGAAATGACTAAACCCGAAAATGTAGAAAGAGCCATAATCTCAGCCTATAGTGTTCTAAATGGCCAGTTTGACGGCGCTTCTAATGCTTACAACTCTCCTGCTTCAAATTGGAGTTTTGGAGATGTTATTTCAGACGATGCTTATAAAGGTGGTGGTGGAACTGGTGACCAAAATAATATTCATCAAATGGAAATTTTTAATACCAACCCTACCACGCTAGATATAGAACGCAAATGGATGGCGCTTTATGAAGGTGTTAAAAGAGTAAATGAAGCTATGCGTTTATTGGCCGCTTCAGAAAATTTCGAGGAAAACCTTAAAACCCAACGCCAGGCAGAATTACGCTTTTTACGTGGCCATTATTATTTTGAATTAAAAAAGATCTACAATCATATTCCTTATATCGACGAATCGGCTGCGGAGGTTCAGGATTATGCAAAATCGAATACAGAATTTACTTCAGAAGAATTATGGGGTAAAATTGAAGAAGATTTTCAGGCAGCCCAAAGCGTATTACCAGAAACTCAAACTGAGGTTGGAAGACCTACCAGCATAGCCGCAAAGGCATATTTGGCTAAGACCTATTTATTTCAGAAAAAATGGCAATTGGCCTATGATGCCACTAGCGATGTGATGAATAGTAATTACGGACTTATGGACGATTTTCAGGAATTATTCTTACCTGAGAATGATAATAATAAAGAAATTATTTTCGCTGTTCAACACAGTATTAACGATGGGCAACCAGATAATTATAATGGTAGTATTGGTGATCGTTTATTAGCGCCAGGCGGCCCTTTTTATTCGCAATATGGTTTTCATAGACCATCACAGAATTTAGTTAATGCATTTAAGGTAAATTCAAATGGTTTGCCAGCAAAAAGTAATGAAAATTTAACTGATAGTGATGCTGTAGATCCTAGAATTGATATTACATTGGGAAGACCTGGTGTTCCTTATAAAGATCTTGATATTCTTTACGAAGCTGATTGGGCAAGAGATCTGGCCACTTACGGAGAATTTAGCCCTAAAAAACGAATAGTTTCGGCTAACTCAGCTTACCATCTAGAAGTTTGGCCTTATGTAAGTGCTTTAAACTACTATATTATAAGATTTGGTGAGGTAATTCTTTGGAAAGCTGAAGCTGCCGCAGAGTTAGGTAAACTGGAAGAAGCACGCCAGTTGGTGAATCAAATAAGGGAAAGAGCTAAAAATTCGGCTTACGTAAAAACGTTAGATGGATCTGAGGATGCCGGGAATTATCAAATAGAACTTTATAATTCCCCTTGGACAGATCAAAACGCGGCCATAGAAGCTGTTAGAATGGAGTCCAGATTAGAATTGGCGCTTGAGGGACATCGATTCTTTAACCTTGTACGATGGGGAATCGCAGACAAAGTGATTAACGATTATCTTGAAGTAGAGAAAAATAGAAGATCACATTTATCTAATGCAGAATTTTCTGCTGGAAAAAACGAATATATGCCAATTCCACAAGCATATATCGATGGTTTAGAAGACGGTTTAGTTACCCAAAACGATGGGTACTAG
- a CDS encoding YdcF family protein, with protein MKKHLLFLVIFIAYITSYAQEYSSPEVYNTLSQKNFYLLNAIQNDNVIKEILIKDDILSEIFKDQKDAISKVLKEDSKNLDSLISPYIFSTKSAKKITENLYRIFQDSKKFRNFINADIRNSGAYILYNDLEDQEFIQKIWNLNAEGINHILNTYGKGKLPQYASIDSVSYDVTSDYYKGAVKMWSKHIYSETKEKQTWFSPSLNLALSLLYLNHRDEAARYEPLEKLENKKTVENIKNIDFEAFPYASILILGNGPENYRDRLSALGKLNIKLGVKEYLDGKAPIIVVSGGHAHPFRAEYCEAIEMKKELITEYHIPEDHIIIEPHARHTTTNLRNTARLYIQYNIPMSKAHLVVTNNGHSQYVSSNNFLDRCVKELGYLPAKIKSRINNTAVEFVPLKTSLQQNPLEPLDP; from the coding sequence ATGAAAAAACACCTGCTATTTTTAGTAATCTTTATAGCTTATATTACAAGCTATGCTCAGGAATATTCCAGTCCTGAAGTGTATAATACCTTATCCCAAAAAAACTTTTATTTACTAAATGCTATTCAAAATGATAATGTGATTAAAGAAATTTTGATTAAGGACGATATATTATCAGAAATATTTAAAGACCAAAAAGATGCTATTTCAAAAGTATTAAAAGAGGATTCGAAAAATCTAGATAGCCTTATATCTCCATACATATTTAGTACAAAAAGCGCTAAAAAAATAACCGAAAATCTATACCGAATTTTTCAAGATTCCAAAAAATTCAGGAATTTTATAAATGCCGATATTCGTAATTCTGGAGCTTATATTTTATATAACGATTTGGAAGATCAAGAATTTATTCAAAAAATATGGAATCTTAATGCTGAAGGAATTAATCACATTCTAAATACCTACGGAAAAGGAAAATTACCTCAATATGCAAGCATAGATTCTGTTTCTTATGATGTAACTAGCGATTATTATAAGGGAGCAGTAAAAATGTGGAGTAAGCATATTTATTCTGAAACTAAAGAGAAGCAAACCTGGTTTAGCCCTTCCCTAAACTTAGCATTATCGCTGTTGTATCTTAATCATCGTGACGAAGCAGCTCGCTATGAACCTTTAGAAAAATTAGAAAACAAAAAAACAGTTGAAAATATTAAGAATATCGATTTTGAAGCATTCCCTTACGCGTCGATTTTAATTTTGGGTAACGGCCCTGAAAATTATCGTGATCGCCTCTCGGCATTAGGGAAATTAAATATTAAACTTGGAGTGAAGGAATATCTTGATGGAAAAGCGCCAATAATAGTAGTAAGTGGTGGTCACGCCCATCCTTTTAGGGCTGAATACTGCGAAGCTATAGAAATGAAAAAAGAATTAATTACTGAATATCATATCCCTGAAGATCATATTATCATAGAACCACATGCAAGGCATACCACTACTAACCTAAGAAATACCGCAAGATTATATATTCAATATAATATCCCTATGAGCAAAGCTCATCTTGTTGTTACAAACAATGGACACAGCCAGTATGTTAGCAGTAACAATTTTCTAGACCGTTGTGTAAAAGAATTAGGCTATTTACCGGCTAAAATTAAATCCAGAATAAATAATACGGCTGTAGAGTTTGTACCATTAAAAACGTCATTACAACAAAATCCATTAGAACCCTTAGATCCTTAA